One segment of Salvia splendens isolate huo1 unplaced genomic scaffold, SspV2 ctg534, whole genome shotgun sequence DNA contains the following:
- the LOC121790510 gene encoding plasmodesmata-located protein 7-like: MATSSLILIILATSSFVMVTLVASSSATDSFIYGGCSQIKYAAGSQFEANLNSLLTSLVNSATYSAYNKFKIMGSAPQDVVYGLYQCRADLAMPDCATCVAQAVSHLGPLCPQACGAAVQLDGCFAKYDNVSFIGAEDKAVVAKKCGPSDDFDAGQMARREAMLDGLSRAGGPFRVGGSADVQGVAQCVGDLSNGQCQDCLTEALRQLKAECGGAVFGDMFLGKCYARYSTNGAHAYTQPNHDHSIAHSDSEKTFAIVLGLLAGVALLIIFLTFLRRVSNRNGK, from the exons CCGACTCCTTCATCTACGGCGGGTGCTCGCAGATCAAATACGCGGCGGGCTCCCAATTCGAAGCCAACCTCAACTCCCTCCTCACCTCTCTAGTGAACTCAGCCACCTACTCCGCCTACAACAAGTTCAAGATCATGGGCTCGGCCCCACAAGACGTCGTCTACGGCCTCTACCAGTGCCGGGCCGACCTCGCCATGCCGGACTGCGCCACCTGCGTGGCCCAGGCCGTGTCCCACCTCGGCCCCCTCTGCCCCCAGGCCTGCGGCGCCGCTGTCCAGCTCGACGGCTGCTTCGCCAAGTACGACAACGTCTCGTTCATCGGGGCTGAGGACAAGGCCGTCGTCGCGAAGAAGTGCGGGCCATCTGACGACTTCGACGCCGGCCAGATGGCCCGCAGAGAAGCCATGCTGGATGGTTTGAGCCGGGCTGGCGGGCCGTTCCGGGTTGGCGGGTCCGCGGATGTACAGGGCGTGGCGCAGTGTGTTGGCGACTTGAGCAATGGGCAGTGCCAGGACTGCCTCACGGAGGCCTTGCGGCAGCTCAAGGCGGAGTGCGGCGGCGCTGTTTTTGGAGACATGTTTTTGGGAAAGTGCTACGCGAGATATTCCACTAATGGGGCCCACGCTTATACCCAACCAAATCATG ATCATTCGATTGCTCATAGCGACTCGGAGAAGACATTTGCTATAGTTCTTGGATTATTAGCCGGGGTTGCATTGCTCATCATCTTCCTCACTTTTCTGAGAAGGGTTTCCAATCGAAACG gtaaataa
- the LOC121790508 gene encoding ADP-ribosylation factor-like protein 8c translates to MGLWDSLLNWLRSLFYKQEMELSLVGLQNAGKTSLVNAIATGGYTEDSIPTVGFNMRKVTKGNVTIKLWDLGGQRRFRSMWERYCRGVTAIVYVVDAADRDSIPITRSELHDLLKKPTLAGIPLLVLGNKIDKSEALTEQPLIEQLGLNTIADREVCCYMISCKETVNIDIVMEWLIKHSKTVK, encoded by the exons ATGGGCTTGTGGGATTCTCTTCTCAACTGGTTAAGAAG TTTATTCTACAAACAGGAAATGGAACTCTCTCTTGTAGGCCTTCAAAATGCAGGGAAGACCTCACTTGTCAACGCCATCGCT ACAGGAGGCTATACCGAGGATTCAATTCCAACC GTGGGGTTTAATATGCGGAAAGTCACTAAAGGAAATGTCACTATAAAACTTTGGGACTTGGGCGGGCAGAGGAGATTTCGTTCCATGTGGGAGCGCTATTGCCGGGGTGTCACAGCCATAGT ATATGTAGTTGATGCAGCTGATCGAGACAGCATCCCCATTACACGAAGTGAATTACACGATCTGTTGAAGAAACCTACACTAGCCGGGATTCCTTTGCTCGTGCTTGGCAACAAGATCGATAAGTCAGAAGCTCTTACAGAGCAACCGCTGATTGAGCAGCT GGGATTGAACACAATCGCGGATAGAGAAGTGTGCTGCTATATGATATCCTGCAAGGAGACTGTGAACATAGATATTGTGATGGAGTGGCTTATCAAGCACTCTAAAACAGTAAAATGA